The following proteins are encoded in a genomic region of Streptomyces sp. SLBN-31:
- a CDS encoding FtsK/SpoIIIE domain-containing protein, with translation MNLASTTSAGASGPNWVLVVAAALVSGLLLAGPALRGRYPVAGWLLLGFPVAVFRVMRTWRQLMAGCGLAVSRRPALMVVSGLVGNGAPPPQPRVPRRGLIRPTSGGFVLLVRLLPGQVPENFVKAAPAMAEDWQVHAVRVTSWKPGVVRIVASAADPLAAPRIPKQRGPGHLLRVTVGALETGAAWVLDLRRVPHWLIVGATRSGKSTLINALVAGLAPQPVALVGIDCKGGMELSLYELRLSALATNREQAVRLLAALVDLTLDRMAVCRAARVRNIWGLPDKERPVPVVVIVDELAELFLVANRNEKDEAQAAGTALIRLAQLGAALGVFLVVAGQRVGSDLGPGVTALRAQLGGRVCHRVADPGTAEMALGDLNPDALKAAQAITPEQAGTAVLASGDGWERARSHLITEAEAEAVAAEYAHLTPVLSELLVDAR, from the coding sequence ATGAACCTGGCCTCCACCACTTCGGCCGGTGCGTCCGGGCCGAATTGGGTTCTGGTGGTGGCCGCAGCACTGGTGTCGGGCCTGCTCCTGGCAGGCCCGGCCCTGCGCGGCCGCTATCCCGTTGCCGGGTGGTTGTTACTCGGCTTCCCGGTCGCCGTCTTCCGCGTCATGCGGACCTGGCGGCAGCTGATGGCCGGGTGTGGGCTCGCCGTCAGTCGGCGACCGGCGCTGATGGTCGTGTCCGGGCTCGTCGGCAATGGAGCGCCTCCGCCTCAGCCGCGGGTCCCGCGTCGCGGGCTCATACGCCCGACCTCCGGCGGCTTCGTGCTGCTGGTACGGCTGTTGCCGGGCCAGGTGCCGGAGAACTTCGTCAAGGCTGCGCCCGCCATGGCGGAGGACTGGCAGGTTCACGCGGTGCGCGTGACCTCCTGGAAGCCGGGGGTCGTGCGGATCGTCGCCTCGGCCGCTGACCCGTTGGCGGCTCCGCGGATACCGAAGCAGCGGGGTCCTGGCCATCTGCTCCGGGTGACCGTGGGCGCGCTGGAGACCGGTGCCGCGTGGGTGCTCGACCTGCGACGCGTGCCGCACTGGCTGATCGTGGGCGCCACCCGTTCCGGCAAGTCCACGCTGATCAACGCTCTCGTCGCGGGGCTGGCTCCGCAACCCGTCGCCCTCGTCGGCATCGACTGCAAGGGCGGCATGGAACTGTCCCTCTACGAACTGCGGTTGTCCGCCCTCGCGACCAACCGTGAACAGGCAGTGCGGCTACTGGCCGCGCTCGTAGACCTGACCCTCGACCGCATGGCGGTCTGTCGCGCGGCTCGTGTGCGCAATATCTGGGGTCTGCCGGACAAGGAACGCCCGGTCCCTGTCGTCGTGATCGTCGATGAGCTGGCGGAACTGTTCCTCGTCGCGAACCGGAACGAGAAAGACGAAGCTCAGGCGGCCGGTACGGCGTTGATCCGACTTGCCCAACTCGGCGCGGCCCTCGGGGTGTTCCTCGTCGTTGCCGGCCAACGCGTCGGCTCCGACCTGGGGCCCGGTGTCACCGCCCTGCGGGCACAGCTCGGCGGCCGTGTCTGCCATCGCGTGGCCGACCCCGGTACGGCCGAAATGGCGCTCGGGGATCTGAATCCCGACGCCCTGAAAGCGGCGCAGGCCATCACCCCGGAGCAGGCCGGTACGGCCGTCCTCGCCTCCGGCGACGGCTGGGAGCGGGCCAGGTCGCACCTGATCACGGAGGCGGAGGCAGAAGCCGTCGCCGCCGAATACGCGCACCTGACTCCCGTCCTGTCCGAACTGCTCGTCGACGCACGGTGA
- a CDS encoding AlpA family transcriptional regulator has translation MARDSRAKTAELLTVRQVLDELGGVSRRTFYRWRELRLAPSCIRLPNGELRIRRDVLNDWLEDRAEGAAS, from the coding sequence ATGGCGCGTGACAGCCGCGCAAAGACGGCCGAACTGCTCACGGTCCGCCAGGTGCTCGACGAACTGGGCGGCGTCTCCCGACGAACCTTCTACCGCTGGCGGGAACTGCGACTCGCTCCGTCCTGCATACGGCTCCCCAATGGGGAGCTCCGGATTCGGCGGGACGTGCTCAACGACTGGCTGGAGGACCGGGCGGAGGGGGCTGCGTCGTGA